Proteins encoded by one window of Geobacter sp. DSM 9736:
- a CDS encoding methyl-accepting chemotaxis protein, translating into MRFICSTVLFFCGEPATVTIHPAGERRKKMVRNSKLGVRLIGSFMIMALIVGITGAYGVISMNRVADRTQNMLKNLASQQKLILHMIVTQKDCRVSLLQAAVIGNAEKLEEYAEDYEVKSELFKSQCGYILKGNDKLGIKPASPGSDIEKRTIAALSHWSSFEEVAGQLLAAKRAGSDVERLAGERLDEVSDKAKEAVDDLLIAVGTKITDANKEIEWIQSTSGLTFTAVIIAAVILGLALGLFTTRNLVKRISTMAQAINQGAEGDLRTRLSVDSTDELGVLAADYNTMVARLGEGIGKVNASAGELTSISAGIADASKQVSSSANLQADSIGKTSAAVSDINESIIGVAKGVELLSQSTSESSSSILEMAASIDEVAQNMENLTMAVEEVSSSIIEMAASIKQVDKGVITLMDASNTTASSIMQMDNSIKQVEMSAKETAEISEEARRDAEEGRQAVEAAILGMGEIKRSSRIASEAIESLSAKAEDIGTILSVIDEVAEQTNLLALNAAIIASQAGEHGKGFAVVADEIKELAERTSSSIREIALVIKGVQDETIRAVEAINESEKTIAGGELLSQKSGEALIKIVTGVEKSTERMAEIARATVEQSRGSQVIRFAMERVSDMVEQIAKATREQGQGSEMITASVERMKQLTTKVRISTREQSNAGSFVARSTEDITRMIQQIKMACDEQSRGSSQIVVAMKDIEQSTTINLDATAVLNRAVGNLLEQAEVMQREMGVFKT; encoded by the coding sequence TTCATGATCATGGCGCTCATCGTCGGGATCACCGGCGCATATGGCGTAATCAGCATGAACCGGGTTGCGGATCGGACCCAGAACATGCTGAAGAACCTGGCGAGCCAGCAGAAGCTCATCCTCCACATGATCGTGACGCAGAAGGATTGTCGTGTGTCGCTCCTCCAGGCGGCGGTGATCGGCAATGCCGAAAAACTCGAGGAGTACGCCGAAGATTATGAGGTCAAAAGTGAGCTTTTCAAAAGCCAGTGCGGATATATCCTCAAAGGGAACGATAAGCTGGGGATCAAGCCGGCTTCCCCCGGAAGCGATATCGAAAAACGGACCATTGCCGCCCTTTCCCACTGGTCATCCTTCGAAGAAGTAGCCGGGCAGCTTCTGGCGGCGAAGCGTGCCGGATCGGATGTGGAGCGCCTTGCGGGCGAGCGCCTCGACGAGGTCAGCGACAAGGCGAAGGAGGCGGTGGACGACCTCCTGATCGCCGTAGGAACAAAGATCACCGATGCAAACAAAGAAATAGAGTGGATTCAGAGCACCTCCGGCCTCACCTTCACCGCGGTGATCATCGCTGCGGTCATCCTGGGCCTCGCTCTCGGCCTCTTCACGACTCGCAATCTCGTTAAGCGGATCAGCACCATGGCTCAGGCCATCAACCAGGGGGCAGAGGGAGATCTGAGAACCCGGCTGAGTGTCGATTCAACCGATGAACTCGGTGTCCTCGCCGCGGATTACAACACGATGGTAGCCCGTCTCGGAGAAGGGATCGGGAAAGTCAACGCTTCTGCCGGGGAGCTCACGTCGATCTCCGCGGGAATTGCCGATGCGTCGAAGCAGGTTTCCTCGTCGGCGAACCTCCAGGCGGATAGCATCGGCAAAACTTCCGCTGCAGTATCGGACATAAACGAATCCATTATCGGAGTTGCTAAAGGGGTGGAACTGCTGTCGCAGTCCACATCGGAAAGCTCTTCTTCCATTCTCGAAATGGCGGCTAGCATAGATGAGGTAGCTCAGAACATGGAGAACCTGACCATGGCGGTCGAAGAGGTGAGCTCCTCCATAATCGAGATGGCTGCATCCATCAAGCAGGTCGATAAAGGCGTCATCACCCTCATGGATGCTTCCAACACTACCGCTTCTTCTATCATGCAGATGGACAACTCCATCAAGCAGGTGGAGATGAGCGCCAAGGAAACAGCCGAGATTTCGGAGGAGGCACGTCGGGACGCGGAGGAGGGAAGACAGGCGGTGGAGGCCGCCATCCTCGGGATGGGGGAGATAAAGCGCTCCTCCCGCATTGCGTCCGAGGCCATAGAATCATTGTCTGCCAAGGCCGAGGATATCGGTACCATCCTTTCCGTGATCGACGAAGTAGCGGAGCAGACGAATCTTCTGGCCCTCAACGCTGCAATCATCGCTTCACAGGCAGGTGAACACGGCAAGGGGTTCGCCGTTGTCGCCGACGAGATAAAAGAGCTGGCGGAGCGTACAAGCAGCTCGATCCGTGAGATAGCCCTGGTCATAAAAGGTGTTCAGGACGAGACGATCCGTGCGGTGGAGGCCATCAACGAATCGGAAAAGACCATCGCGGGTGGTGAACTTCTATCCCAGAAGTCGGGAGAAGCCCTCATCAAGATCGTGACCGGGGTCGAAAAGTCAACGGAGCGGATGGCGGAGATAGCCCGGGCAACCGTGGAGCAGTCCCGCGGCAGCCAGGTCATCAGGTTCGCCATGGAGCGGGTATCCGACATGGTGGAGCAGATCGCAAAGGCGACGCGGGAGCAGGGGCAGGGGAGCGAAATGATCACTGCCTCCGTGGAGCGCATGAAACAGCTCACGACGAAGGTGCGGATCTCCACACGGGAGCAGAGCAACGCAGGCAGCTTTGTCGCGAGATCGACGGAAGACATAACCCGGATGATCCAGCAGATCAAGATGGCGTGCGACGAGCAGAGCAGGGGGAGCAGCCAGATCGTCGTTGCCATGAAAGACATAGAGCAGTCCACTACGATAAATCTGGATGCCACTGCGGTTCTGAACCGGGCAGTCGGCAACCTCCTGGAGCAGGCGGAGGTCATGCAGCGGGAGATGGGCGTTTTCAAGACCTGA
- the trpA gene encoding tryptophan synthase subunit alpha: MGRLSETFARLKKSGEKALVTFITAGDPDLAVTEKLIPILAEAGADVIELGIPFSDPMADGPTIQKSSERALASGTTLPDILEMVKRVRRHSQVPLVLMGYYNPIFLYGQDRFATDAVAAGVDGVLLVDLPPEEAEVFKAKAKEAGLDTVFLLTPTANAGRIAQVRRFGSGFVYYVSVTGVTGARSSVDASVFERVAEIRGQLKLPVAVGFGISSPEQAAQVAKVADGVVVGSAIVKLFEEFHGDELSSRLAVFVRGLKEGIARTADAPEGRVK, encoded by the coding sequence GTGGGAAGATTAAGTGAAACCTTTGCCCGTCTGAAGAAGAGCGGAGAGAAGGCGCTAGTTACATTCATAACGGCAGGAGACCCCGATCTCGCCGTCACCGAAAAGCTGATCCCCATACTGGCTGAAGCAGGGGCTGACGTAATCGAGCTGGGGATCCCGTTCTCCGACCCGATGGCTGATGGACCGACTATCCAGAAATCTTCCGAGCGTGCCCTCGCTTCCGGGACGACTCTCCCGGACATACTGGAGATGGTGAAACGGGTTCGCCGTCATTCCCAGGTCCCCTTGGTGCTTATGGGGTACTATAATCCCATTTTCCTCTACGGCCAGGATAGGTTTGCCACAGATGCCGTTGCGGCGGGTGTCGACGGTGTCCTCCTTGTTGATCTTCCTCCCGAGGAAGCGGAAGTCTTCAAGGCTAAGGCTAAGGAGGCGGGGCTCGATACGGTATTTCTCCTGACCCCGACGGCAAACGCCGGGAGGATTGCCCAGGTCCGGCGTTTCGGCAGCGGCTTCGTCTACTACGTGTCGGTCACCGGGGTCACGGGAGCAAGGAGCTCGGTGGACGCCTCTGTGTTCGAACGTGTCGCCGAGATACGCGGGCAACTGAAGCTGCCGGTCGCCGTCGGTTTCGGAATCTCCTCTCCTGAGCAGGCAGCGCAGGTCGCGAAAGTTGCGGACGGCGTTGTGGTGGGAAGCGCCATCGTGAAGCTGTTCGAGGAATTCCATGGAGATGAGCTGAGTTCAAGGCTTGCCGTCTTTGTGAGGGGGTTGAAGGAGGGGATTGCACGGACGGCCGACGCGCCTGAGGGTAGGGTGAAATGA
- the accD gene encoding acetyl-CoA carboxylase, carboxyltransferase subunit beta: protein MAWFRREKAPLLQAEGKKVRVPEGLWTKCSNCNATLYTKELEKNLNVCPTCNFHFRISARKRLELLLDEGSFVEHDAGMVSVDFLKFKDSKSYQDRIDAAVAKGGSKDAVICGSGAVDGTPVHISVFDFSFMGGSMGSVVGEKITRAIERGVEENTPVIVVSASGGARMQESILSLMQMAKTSAALAKLRRKGLPFVSILTDPTTGGVTASFAMLGDINMAEPKALIGFAGPRVIEQTIRQKLPEGFQRAEYLLDHGMVDVIVDRKDMKERLSQILKMLCHAC from the coding sequence ATGGCATGGTTCAGAAGAGAAAAGGCTCCGCTTCTACAGGCGGAAGGGAAGAAGGTCCGGGTTCCGGAAGGACTGTGGACCAAGTGCTCGAACTGCAACGCCACCCTCTATACCAAAGAGCTGGAAAAGAACCTGAACGTCTGCCCGACGTGCAATTTCCACTTTCGCATCTCCGCGCGAAAAAGGCTGGAGCTGCTCCTGGACGAAGGTAGCTTTGTAGAGCATGACGCCGGGATGGTGTCGGTGGATTTTCTGAAGTTCAAGGACTCCAAGAGCTACCAGGACCGGATAGATGCTGCCGTCGCCAAGGGAGGCTCAAAGGACGCGGTCATCTGCGGCTCCGGTGCTGTGGACGGAACCCCGGTGCATATCTCTGTCTTCGATTTTTCCTTCATGGGGGGAAGCATGGGCAGCGTCGTAGGGGAGAAGATCACACGTGCCATCGAGCGGGGCGTTGAGGAAAACACGCCCGTCATCGTCGTATCCGCATCCGGAGGGGCGAGGATGCAGGAGAGCATTCTCTCTCTCATGCAGATGGCCAAGACTTCCGCCGCTCTGGCTAAACTGCGCCGGAAGGGACTTCCGTTCGTTTCCATCCTGACCGACCCGACCACCGGAGGTGTAACCGCCAGCTTCGCCATGCTTGGAGACATCAACATGGCGGAGCCGAAGGCGCTCATAGGTTTTGCAGGCCCCCGCGTCATCGAGCAGACCATCCGTCAGAAACTCCCGGAAGGTTTCCAGCGCGCCGAGTACCTCCTCGACCACGGGATGGTAGATGTCATCGTGGACAGGAAAGACATGAAGGAGAGGTTGTCGCAGATCCTCAAGATGCTCTGCCACGCCTGTTAG
- a CDS encoding folylpolyglutamate synthase/dihydrofolate synthase family protein has protein sequence MDYQETLAHIFSRGRFGIKPGLERVRLLLRRLGDPHQQLRVIHIAGTNGKGSTAAFLASILRCGGVRAGLFTSPHLVSFTERFRIDGAEITQDAVVAVAQRVLEAAPPEATFFELVTAMAYLHFAEQSVEAAVIEAGMGGGADATNVADGVLSVITPISIDHAEYLGNTLAAIAGEKAGIIKPGRPVVAAAQQPEALEVIERSCLASASSCYRFGDDFAASWDGSSLGYRGLSASLQGLIPGIGGRYQSGNAACALAAAEILGGIGFPLDEEALRSGIEHASWPGRMELFLREGVRVLLDGAHNPAGAEALAESLTYIPRRRLFLVTGVMGDKDAELIAPILPLAYEVYAVAPALERALPSAGLAALCRSRGANCRNAGGVSEGLDQACRAASPDDLVLVCGSLFTVGEARASLTGAKFQPIRG, from the coding sequence ATGGACTATCAGGAGACCCTTGCACATATATTCAGCAGGGGGCGATTCGGCATAAAGCCCGGGCTGGAGAGGGTCCGTCTCCTCCTTCGGCGGCTCGGTGACCCCCACCAGCAGCTACGCGTAATACACATTGCCGGCACTAACGGCAAGGGCTCGACAGCAGCCTTCCTGGCTTCCATCCTCCGATGTGGCGGAGTCCGGGCAGGGCTGTTCACATCTCCCCACCTCGTCAGCTTTACTGAGCGATTCCGTATAGACGGCGCGGAAATAACCCAGGATGCGGTTGTCGCAGTCGCACAAAGGGTCCTTGAGGCGGCTCCGCCGGAAGCAACCTTCTTCGAGCTTGTAACGGCCATGGCATATCTCCACTTCGCGGAGCAGAGTGTCGAGGCGGCGGTGATCGAGGCTGGAATGGGGGGGGGAGCCGACGCCACCAACGTCGCCGACGGTGTCCTGTCAGTCATCACCCCCATCAGCATCGACCATGCTGAATATCTGGGGAATACGCTCGCTGCTATTGCCGGGGAGAAGGCGGGGATCATCAAGCCGGGGCGTCCGGTAGTAGCAGCCGCGCAGCAGCCGGAAGCGCTGGAGGTGATCGAGCGCTCCTGTCTCGCTTCGGCAAGCTCCTGCTATCGCTTCGGCGATGATTTTGCGGCTTCCTGGGACGGCAGTTCCCTCGGTTACCGCGGTCTGTCAGCCTCCCTCCAAGGGCTGATTCCGGGGATAGGCGGGAGGTATCAGTCCGGCAATGCGGCCTGTGCGCTTGCTGCCGCAGAGATCCTCGGCGGCATCGGTTTCCCGTTGGACGAGGAGGCATTGCGTTCGGGGATTGAACATGCAAGCTGGCCGGGGCGTATGGAGCTCTTCCTTCGTGAAGGGGTCCGCGTGCTGCTGGACGGGGCACACAACCCTGCCGGCGCCGAGGCGCTTGCCGAATCCCTCACCTACATCCCCCGGCGCAGGCTCTTTTTAGTGACGGGGGTCATGGGGGACAAGGACGCTGAACTGATAGCTCCGATCCTGCCGCTTGCTTACGAAGTCTATGCAGTGGCCCCTGCTCTGGAGAGGGCGCTTCCATCGGCGGGTCTCGCTGCGCTCTGCCGCAGCCGCGGCGCCAACTGCCGCAATGCTGGAGGGGTTTCGGAGGGGCTTGACCAGGCCTGCCGCGCCGCTTCTCCGGACGATCTGGTTCTCGTCTGCGGATCCCTCTTTACCGTAGGGGAAGCCCGAGCGTCTCTCACGGGGGCAAAATTCCAGCCGATCCGGGGTTGA
- a CDS encoding LPS-assembly protein LptD encodes MRHGFTLIPLLILALAGIAAAEDLSGAGPVKITADSLSHDRATSTYLAEGNVRIDWEDATLTADRASVDQQKNQALAEGGVTLVKEGDVLRSDRLAIDIVTGEGEVINGDLFVPRNNFHLRAGRLARTGPEDYRMESGSFTTCDGDDPSWSFSAKRLDVTLEEYATARDAIFYIKDFPVFYFPYLIFPVKTERQSGFLFPRIGSSTKKGFYLDLPYYWAISPSQDVTFNLDLQTRRGVGTGADYRYIRRQGSDGQARGYGIYDTDRSRFRGDLEAKHREFFSDTLYAKGDIAVVTDRDFYRDFSTDTGIYNRQLLDSSVSLTKTWENSVLAGEVRYVQDLEAPNNRLTLQRLPSITYTLLERQLPVLPLSFGLDASFVNFYREEGGQGRRIDLHPVLSHRAPIPGGALMLWGGYRQRLYDSSSEGDAGFRSSGIADAGAVATTTLERVYEPRWGAVERVRHTLIPELGYRFVDSKNQEGLPFFDFNDRVVGQSMATWGISNFFTGRIGGGDLPEYRELAYLRLSQGYELSGSRRDLLTLTDPARPWTDIRIESRFTPVKQLSLSADSRFDPYRLSFSTAAVAGEVNDGEGNMAGIGYRTARGVVEYLEGRLGVALVKPLLFNYTGRYSFDRAGFLESLYTVEFKRQCWSLTFSFRDRPDNREFLVGFTLSGIGAVGPVKAF; translated from the coding sequence GTGCGCCATGGTTTTACTCTCATACCGCTGCTGATCCTTGCTCTGGCCGGGATCGCCGCCGCGGAAGATCTCTCCGGTGCCGGACCAGTCAAGATCACCGCCGACTCCCTCTCCCACGACCGCGCCACGTCAACCTACCTGGCGGAGGGGAACGTGCGGATCGACTGGGAGGACGCGACCCTTACCGCGGACCGGGCATCCGTCGACCAGCAGAAGAACCAAGCGCTGGCGGAGGGGGGCGTGACGCTCGTGAAGGAGGGCGATGTGCTCAGGAGCGACCGTCTCGCCATCGATATCGTTACGGGAGAGGGGGAAGTGATCAACGGCGACCTCTTCGTGCCCCGGAACAATTTCCACCTCCGTGCCGGAAGACTCGCCCGGACAGGTCCGGAAGATTACCGGATGGAAAGTGGGTCCTTCACTACCTGCGACGGCGACGACCCGAGCTGGAGCTTTTCGGCCAAGCGACTCGATGTCACTCTCGAAGAGTACGCCACCGCACGGGATGCGATCTTCTACATCAAAGACTTCCCCGTCTTCTACTTCCCATATCTGATCTTTCCCGTTAAAACCGAACGGCAGTCCGGATTCCTCTTTCCCCGCATCGGAAGCTCGACCAAGAAAGGGTTTTACCTGGACCTTCCCTACTACTGGGCGATCTCTCCCAGCCAGGACGTTACCTTCAACCTCGACCTCCAGACCAGACGCGGAGTGGGAACCGGTGCCGATTACCGCTATATCCGCAGGCAGGGGAGCGACGGCCAGGCGAGGGGGTACGGCATATACGACACCGACCGTAGCCGCTTCCGCGGGGACCTGGAGGCGAAGCACCGGGAATTTTTCTCCGATACGCTCTACGCCAAGGGGGACATCGCTGTCGTTACCGACCGCGATTTCTACCGGGATTTTTCCACCGATACCGGAATATACAACCGGCAGCTCCTCGACTCGTCCGTTTCCCTCACCAAAACCTGGGAAAACAGCGTGCTTGCGGGAGAAGTCCGCTATGTTCAGGATCTGGAGGCGCCCAACAACCGGCTTACCCTGCAGCGGCTTCCGTCCATCACCTATACGCTCCTTGAGCGGCAGCTCCCCGTACTCCCCCTTTCCTTCGGCCTCGATGCTTCCTTCGTCAATTTCTACCGGGAGGAAGGGGGGCAGGGGCGGCGGATCGACCTTCATCCGGTTCTCTCCCATCGTGCTCCCATTCCCGGAGGTGCGCTGATGCTCTGGGGGGGATACAGGCAACGGCTGTACGACTCTTCGTCCGAAGGGGATGCCGGTTTTCGAAGTTCCGGTATCGCAGATGCTGGCGCTGTCGCCACTACTACCCTGGAGCGGGTGTACGAGCCCCGTTGGGGCGCTGTCGAACGGGTGAGGCATACCCTGATTCCGGAACTAGGCTACCGGTTCGTGGATAGCAAGAACCAGGAAGGACTCCCCTTCTTCGACTTCAACGACCGGGTGGTCGGGCAGAGCATGGCGACATGGGGGATCAGCAACTTCTTCACCGGCAGGATCGGCGGAGGGGATCTTCCCGAGTACCGGGAGCTTGCCTACCTGCGGCTAAGCCAGGGGTACGAACTGAGCGGCTCACGGCGCGACCTCCTGACGCTCACCGATCCGGCCAGGCCCTGGACGGACATCCGGATCGAATCGCGGTTCACCCCGGTGAAGCAGCTTTCCCTCTCAGCCGACAGCCGTTTCGACCCGTACCGTTTATCGTTTTCCACGGCTGCCGTAGCCGGTGAGGTAAACGACGGGGAGGGAAACATGGCCGGAATCGGCTACCGGACGGCCCGGGGAGTTGTCGAATACCTGGAGGGGAGGCTGGGGGTCGCCCTTGTAAAACCCTTACTTTTCAACTACACTGGGCGCTACTCCTTCGACAGAGCAGGGTTTCTCGAATCGCTTTACACTGTGGAGTTCAAGCGCCAGTGCTGGAGCCTGACCTTTTCCTTCCGCGACCGCCCCGACAACCGGGAATTCCTGGTCGGCTTCACCCTATCGGGGATAGGCGCCGTCGGTCCGGTAAAGGCATTCTGA
- the rfbB gene encoding dTDP-glucose 4,6-dehydratase translates to MTDTFTPRALLVTGGAGFIGSNFIHSFMAGNPGCRVVNLDVLTYAGNLKNLAGVEKDPSYRFVRGDICDASLVASILAEENIDAVVHFAAESHVDRSITGPEIFVRTNVLGTQVLLEESRKHRDARGGEPFRYLQVSTDEVYGSLGPTGFFTEETPLAANSPYSASKAGGDLLVRAYHETYGFPALTTRCSNNYGPFHFPEKLIPLMIHNILARRPLPVYGDGLNVRDWLHVQDHARAVETVLKKGKPGEVYNIGGHNEWKNIDIVNLVCDLLDQRLGRGAGESRSLITFVKDRPGHDRRYAIDAGKIKRELGWEPAYTFEQGIAETIDWYLANQEWVAEVTSGAYRDYYDRQYGERGEA, encoded by the coding sequence ATGACCGACACCTTTACTCCGAGAGCCCTGCTGGTCACCGGTGGCGCCGGCTTTATCGGGTCCAACTTCATTCACAGCTTCATGGCGGGCAACCCCGGATGCCGCGTGGTCAATCTCGACGTACTTACCTATGCCGGAAACCTGAAGAACCTGGCGGGGGTTGAGAAGGATCCCTCCTACCGCTTCGTTCGGGGGGATATCTGCGATGCTTCCCTCGTCGCCAGTATCCTCGCCGAGGAGAATATCGACGCCGTCGTCCACTTCGCTGCCGAATCCCACGTCGACAGGTCCATCACCGGCCCCGAGATCTTCGTGAGAACCAACGTGCTGGGCACCCAGGTGCTTCTGGAGGAGAGCCGGAAACATCGGGATGCGCGCGGAGGCGAACCGTTCCGCTATCTCCAGGTTTCCACCGACGAGGTGTACGGCAGCCTCGGCCCGACCGGCTTCTTCACGGAAGAGACCCCGCTTGCCGCAAATTCTCCCTACTCCGCCAGCAAGGCGGGGGGAGACCTGCTCGTCCGGGCATATCACGAAACCTACGGATTCCCGGCGCTCACTACCCGCTGCTCGAACAACTACGGACCCTTTCATTTCCCGGAAAAGCTGATACCATTGATGATTCATAACATACTTGCGCGGCGCCCGCTTCCCGTCTACGGCGACGGACTCAACGTTCGTGACTGGCTCCACGTGCAAGACCACGCCAGAGCGGTGGAAACGGTCCTCAAAAAGGGCAAACCGGGGGAAGTCTACAATATCGGCGGCCACAACGAGTGGAAGAACATCGATATCGTCAATCTGGTCTGCGATCTCCTGGACCAGCGACTGGGCCGGGGGGCCGGGGAGAGCCGTTCCCTCATCACCTTCGTAAAGGACCGGCCCGGGCATGACCGCCGCTATGCCATCGATGCGGGAAAGATCAAGCGCGAACTGGGATGGGAGCCCGCGTACACCTTCGAGCAGGGAATAGCCGAGACAATCGACTGGTACCTGGCGAACCAGGAGTGGGTGGCGGAAGTGACCTCTGGCGCCTACCGTGACTACTACGACCGCCAGTACGGCGAGCGGGGTGAAGCATGA
- the rfbD gene encoding dTDP-4-dehydrorhamnose reductase, which translates to MILVVGANGMLGRDLMRVFQGEARGLDIDEIDITSPESVRRVILTVKPRVIINAAAYTDVDGCESERDRAVEVNGEGVAYLSMAAGEAGAKLVQVSTDYVFDGGKGTPYIEEDIPRPISVYGESKLAGELNAQLAPEWLVVRTQWLYGVHGKNFVETMLRIASEKKEVSVVDDQIGSPTWTKDLARAIGALVAKGCHGIYHATNSGTCSWNEFARAIFEEAGVPMTVNSMSTKELNRPAPRPLFSVLDNGKLIRDTGFEPQPWRDALRCYLQERKDLWAHL; encoded by the coding sequence ATGATACTCGTCGTCGGAGCGAACGGAATGCTGGGACGGGACCTCATGCGGGTATTCCAGGGTGAGGCGCGCGGGTTGGATATCGATGAAATCGACATCACCTCCCCTGAATCGGTGCGGCGGGTAATTCTTACGGTGAAGCCCCGGGTCATCATCAATGCAGCCGCCTACACCGACGTTGACGGCTGCGAGAGCGAGCGGGACCGTGCAGTGGAGGTGAATGGCGAAGGGGTTGCCTATCTTTCGATGGCTGCCGGGGAAGCCGGCGCCAAGCTCGTGCAGGTGAGCACAGACTACGTCTTTGACGGCGGAAAAGGAACTCCCTACATCGAAGAGGACATTCCCAGGCCCATCAGCGTCTACGGTGAATCGAAGCTGGCGGGAGAGCTAAACGCGCAGCTCGCCCCCGAGTGGCTCGTGGTGCGGACTCAGTGGCTCTACGGTGTTCACGGCAAGAACTTCGTGGAGACCATGCTGCGAATTGCCTCCGAGAAGAAGGAGGTTTCGGTGGTGGACGACCAGATCGGTTCCCCCACATGGACCAAGGACCTTGCGCGTGCCATCGGAGCGCTTGTTGCCAAAGGATGTCACGGCATCTACCATGCAACCAATTCCGGGACCTGTTCGTGGAACGAGTTCGCCAGGGCGATTTTCGAGGAAGCTGGAGTCCCCATGACCGTGAACTCAATGAGCACGAAGGAGCTGAACCGCCCCGCCCCAAGGCCTCTCTTCTCGGTGCTCGACAACGGCAAGCTCATCCGGGACACCGGGTTCGAGCCGCAGCCGTGGCGGGATGCATTGCGCTGCTACCTTCAGGAGAGGAAGGACCTTTGGGCACATCTTTAA
- a CDS encoding phosphomannose isomerase type II C-terminal cupin domain: MGHEQRYAAHGGFRGRRRDECFFNNESRRHIMERGERPWGTYTVLEENKNYKIKRIEVHPGQRLSLQMHHHRSEHWIVVSGTAKVTCGDREAIYNINESTFIPMGTTHRLENPGVIPLIIIEVQSGEYLGEDDIVRIDDDYQRCSPKPLALPLPEEGSTLAIAAE; encoded by the coding sequence CTGGGGCATGAACAGCGCTACGCCGCACACGGCGGCTTTCGAGGACGGCGGCGAGATGAATGTTTTTTCAACAACGAATCGAGGAGGCACATCATGGAACGGGGTGAGCGGCCCTGGGGAACGTACACCGTTCTCGAGGAGAACAAGAACTACAAGATCAAGCGGATCGAAGTGCATCCGGGGCAGCGGCTGTCGCTGCAGATGCATCATCACAGGAGCGAGCACTGGATTGTTGTCTCCGGTACTGCCAAGGTTACCTGTGGCGACAGGGAAGCGATCTACAATATCAACGAATCGACGTTCATTCCCATGGGCACAACTCACAGGCTTGAAAATCCCGGGGTCATCCCACTCATCATCATAGAGGTGCAGAGCGGGGAATATCTTGGTGAGGACGATATCGTGCGCATAGATGACGACTACCAGCGCTGCAGTCCGAAGCCACTTGCTCTCCCCCTTCCCGAGGAAGGTTCCACCCTCGCAATCGCTGCCGAGTAG
- a CDS encoding BON domain-containing protein — MAGNNNPVVKEIRAALERESRVNPHRNPINITFEGGAVILEGEVESIIAKKMALHVTAAVRGVEGIVDRLRLAQAEPMEDGAIRDHVCDSFMQDLALREYTVRTLVKEAWEVRRDVSRAGGVLEVEVTGGVVILNGRAGSISHKRLAGVLAWWVPGVRDVINSLELDPPMADNDYELADAVLLVLGKDPFVDASHIRVGCKDYVVTLDGIVKRPRERDMAEADAWYVFQVNNVVNRIQVVEGG, encoded by the coding sequence ATGGCCGGCAACAACAATCCTGTAGTGAAGGAGATCAGGGCAGCCCTGGAGCGGGAGTCGCGGGTAAATCCCCACCGTAACCCCATAAACATCACTTTCGAAGGGGGAGCCGTCATTCTGGAAGGGGAGGTGGAGAGCATAATCGCCAAGAAGATGGCTCTCCACGTAACTGCTGCGGTCAGAGGGGTCGAAGGTATCGTCGACCGGCTGCGGCTGGCTCAGGCGGAGCCGATGGAGGATGGAGCAATCAGGGATCATGTCTGTGATTCCTTCATGCAGGACCTGGCGTTGCGCGAATACACGGTCCGAACCCTGGTCAAGGAGGCATGGGAAGTGCGCCGGGATGTGTCGAGAGCGGGGGGCGTCCTGGAGGTAGAGGTAACCGGCGGCGTCGTCATACTCAACGGCAGGGCCGGAAGCATTTCTCACAAGAGGCTCGCAGGGGTGCTGGCGTGGTGGGTGCCCGGGGTTCGTGACGTTATCAACAGTCTGGAGTTGGACCCTCCCATGGCAGACAACGACTATGAACTGGCCGATGCGGTACTGCTCGTGCTGGGCAAGGACCCCTTCGTGGACGCTTCTCACATCCGGGTCGGATGCAAGGATTATGTGGTGACCCTGGACGGCATAGTGAAGCGTCCGAGGGAGCGTGACATGGCCGAGGCCGACGCCTGGTACGTATTTCAGGTAAACAATGTGGTCAATCGCATACAGGTTGTCGAGGGGGGGTAG